Proteins co-encoded in one Candidatus Neomarinimicrobiota bacterium genomic window:
- a CDS encoding extracellular solute-binding protein: protein MIFLISFLISSFPLGTNPLNTDGIERVYFADNIGVGHAEIIRQFNELHEGEIEVIAIDLPFSKFNTNQRKELIARNLRSRSSRIDVFSVDLIWVPRFTKWAEPLAPYFAPQLLKKLVPQPLKTCYVNDILYAIPLYTDIGALYYRKDLILALPDGAEIVERIRHSISWEEMLELRALYFPGKPMFVPQAVAYEGLICNFNEILGLSLQNEMTGKLLDLRDSVVVERTRFMREMFRTNFAPHEALAMTEDDCIRFALANDIPFVRGWPTVNNEGYQRFDPELFKKLEIAPVPHFQGGKSTPVFGGWNMMLSKHSPVKDASIEFMKFAASKEGQEIFYESEGLLPIQREFYSRLESGPRQERLQLIQKMMQKGLHRPMLDQYTLISDILSTRLHQILSGEIGVEAGLTIAQEEIEEVLERGSPF, encoded by the coding sequence TTGATCTTCCTTATATCATTTTTGATTTCTTCATTTCCACTGGGAACAAACCCCTTAAATACTGACGGAATTGAGAGAGTTTATTTCGCTGATAACATTGGTGTCGGTCACGCCGAAATTATTAGACAGTTTAATGAATTGCACGAAGGCGAGATTGAAGTAATCGCAATTGATTTGCCCTTTTCAAAATTTAACACCAATCAGAGAAAAGAACTGATAGCCAGGAACTTACGCAGCCGAAGCAGTAGGATTGATGTCTTTTCAGTCGATCTGATCTGGGTTCCTCGATTTACCAAATGGGCCGAACCACTTGCCCCATACTTTGCACCACAGCTCCTAAAAAAGCTGGTGCCTCAACCGCTTAAAACCTGCTATGTAAATGACATTTTATACGCCATTCCTCTTTACACAGATATTGGAGCTTTATACTACCGAAAGGATTTGATACTGGCCCTGCCAGATGGAGCAGAAATCGTAGAGCGTATCAGGCATTCCATTTCCTGGGAAGAGATGCTGGAACTGAGGGCTCTATATTTTCCAGGGAAACCCATGTTCGTCCCCCAGGCAGTAGCCTATGAAGGATTAATCTGCAATTTTAATGAAATTCTGGGATTGTCCTTGCAGAATGAAATGACTGGCAAACTCCTGGATCTGAGAGATTCTGTGGTCGTTGAGCGTACTCGATTTATGCGAGAGATGTTCAGAACCAACTTCGCCCCTCATGAAGCCCTGGCAATGACTGAAGACGATTGTATTCGTTTCGCTCTGGCAAATGACATTCCCTTTGTAAGAGGATGGCCTACAGTCAACAATGAGGGCTATCAACGTTTTGATCCAGAATTATTCAAAAAACTGGAGATAGCACCTGTCCCTCATTTCCAGGGAGGAAAATCCACACCCGTCTTTGGTGGTTGGAATATGATGCTCTCCAAACATTCACCTGTCAAGGATGCCTCAATCGAATTCATGAAATTTGCGGCATCAAAGGAGGGCCAGGAAATTTTCTATGAAAGTGAAGGTCTGCTCCCTATACAGCGGGAGTTTTATAGCCGACTCGAATCGGGACCTCGCCAGGAAAGATTGCAACTCATTCAGAAAATGATGCAGAAAGGTCTTCATCGACCTATGCTTGATCAGTATACACTCATTTCTGATATTCTCTCAACCAGGCTGCACCAAATATTGTCTGGAGAAATCGGTGTTGAAGCTGGTTTGACAATAGCACAAGAGGAAATCGAAGAGGTTCTGGAAAGAGGAAGCCCATTTTGA
- a CDS encoding glycoside hydrolase family 3 C-terminal domain-containing protein produces MQNILASHKFLFTLMLGLLLSSCNTTEPVVRQESVHGKSVETIVEMMTLSEKVGQMTQAGRKYLVKEEDIKDYFLGSLLSGGGSAPENNEPNSWADMLDGYQGYAAETRLGIPLLYGIDAIHGHNNVVGATIFPHNIGLGATGNAVLVEEIARITAREVRATGINWTFDPCVANSRDERWGRAYESYGEDPALISALGRAQVEGYQGTSLNSPEAIAACTKHYIGDGAPAWGTGSGGNIDQGNAQISEAELRALHLPPYQAAIQAGTATIMASYNSWNGQKLHGHKYLMTDLLKGELGFEGFIVSDWAAIDQLPGNYKSDIIESINAGVDMVMVPGNTAGSGSSYREFIKKLKQAVNEGSIEMSRIDDAVTRILNVKKSMGLLDALYSNDRSLIPSIGSPDHRSVARQAVRESMVLLKNENVLPLSRDLSTIVVAGRGADNVGMQCGGWSIAWQGGMGDITPGTTMLEGIEATVSAATQVIHSPDGVAASSGDAVIVVVGEAPYAEGQGDRDDLSLSNEDISVLNRVKASGKPMVVVLLSGRPMIVTDIVENSDAFLAAWLPGTEGNGITDVIFGDYNPTGKLSVTWPTDMGQIPINVGDSNYSPLFPVGFGLSY; encoded by the coding sequence ATGCAAAATATTTTAGCTTCACATAAATTTCTTTTTACGCTCATGTTAGGGTTGCTCTTAAGCAGCTGCAACACGACTGAACCTGTGGTAAGACAAGAATCAGTCCATGGTAAAAGTGTTGAAACCATTGTTGAAATGATGACGCTCTCTGAAAAAGTTGGGCAAATGACACAGGCGGGCAGGAAATATCTCGTTAAGGAAGAAGATATTAAGGATTACTTTTTGGGATCTCTTCTCAGTGGAGGTGGCTCTGCCCCTGAAAATAATGAGCCAAACTCCTGGGCAGATATGCTTGATGGATATCAGGGATATGCTGCCGAAACCCGTCTGGGAATACCCCTCCTGTATGGGATAGATGCCATTCATGGCCATAATAATGTGGTGGGTGCAACCATCTTCCCCCATAACATTGGCCTGGGGGCTACTGGAAATGCTGTCCTCGTGGAAGAAATTGCCAGAATTACAGCCAGAGAGGTGCGTGCTACGGGAATTAATTGGACCTTTGACCCTTGTGTCGCTAACTCTAGAGATGAACGTTGGGGCCGCGCTTACGAATCATACGGGGAAGATCCTGCTCTCATATCAGCCTTGGGTCGCGCTCAGGTTGAGGGGTATCAAGGAACCTCATTGAATTCCCCTGAAGCCATTGCGGCATGCACAAAACATTATATCGGTGATGGCGCTCCTGCCTGGGGTACCGGTTCTGGCGGCAACATTGACCAGGGGAATGCCCAGATTTCCGAAGCCGAATTGCGGGCACTCCATCTCCCTCCCTATCAGGCGGCAATTCAAGCTGGAACTGCCACCATCATGGCATCCTACAATAGTTGGAATGGCCAAAAGCTCCATGGACACAAATACCTCATGACCGATCTACTCAAAGGTGAATTGGGGTTTGAGGGATTCATCGTTTCTGATTGGGCTGCCATCGATCAACTCCCTGGTAATTATAAAAGTGATATCATCGAGTCAATCAATGCCGGTGTTGATATGGTCATGGTGCCAGGGAATACTGCTGGTAGCGGATCCAGTTACAGAGAATTCATCAAAAAGTTGAAACAAGCTGTGAATGAAGGCTCAATTGAGATGTCACGGATTGATGATGCTGTCACCCGTATCCTGAATGTGAAAAAAAGCATGGGACTGTTGGATGCGCTCTATTCCAATGACCGTAGTTTAATACCGTCAATTGGTTCTCCAGACCACCGGTCCGTCGCACGTCAGGCGGTGCGGGAATCCATGGTATTGCTGAAAAACGAAAATGTTCTCCCCCTTTCCAGGGACTTGTCCACCATCGTTGTGGCCGGGCGAGGTGCAGACAATGTGGGCATGCAGTGTGGTGGATGGAGTATCGCCTGGCAAGGTGGCATGGGTGATATCACACCTGGAACAACGATGTTGGAAGGGATAGAAGCAACCGTATCAGCTGCTACCCAGGTCATTCACTCCCCTGATGGGGTGGCCGCATCCAGTGGTGATGCAGTCATCGTCGTGGTTGGGGAAGCACCTTACGCCGAGGGTCAGGGAGACCGGGATGATCTCTCTTTGTCGAATGAGGATATATCAGTCTTGAATCGAGTGAAGGCCAGTGGCAAACCCATGGTGGTGGTCCTCCTCTCTGGTCGGCCAATGATTGTCACCGATATAGTCGAAAACTCGGACGCTTTTTTGGCTGCCTGGCTCCCCGGCACAGAAGGGAACGGCATTACCGATGTGATTTTTGGGGACTACAATCCCACTGGGAAACTTTCAGTGACCTGGCCCACTGACATGGGTCAAATTCCAATTAACGTTGGTGATAGCAACTACTCCCCGCTCTTTCCAGTTGGATTTGGATTGAGTTATTAA
- a CDS encoding CotH kinase family protein: MKQLPNIFSSAVYFIAVALPSLLLGQSLMLNEIVASNRASLSDEDGDTPDWIEIYNTSSSTIDLQGFGLSDDISDPYKWTFETGQIGSGGHTIIFASDKDRQSMNINWDLMLDEGDLWRYFVGTSNPPANWNALDFIENQWLEGPSGFGYGDNDDNTVIPITMSVYMRKTFTLADTSSLPGMLFHIDYDDGYIAYLNGIEFSRANMGAPGTTVNNNTPAASYTEPSLPGGIDLPYTLLHRDLFVDGDNVIAIEVHNHSTSSSDMTAIPFLSMGELGGSGSPLPDYLLVPGQSQFHTNFKISSDGELVMLTSPDGGSLDSIRVPELPSDISWGREPDASANLYYFNPPTPGEANVGGFATLAEPPTLSPEPGFYNGGIALSMGTVPPGRIYKYTTDGTTPNLGSATYYAPLPITQTTVIRVLSCAFDGTNPTQSSYSYFINEDPYLPVVSLIFDPGAFFDNDTGMYVMGSNASQSFPHFGANFWEDWERQVHLEYFEDGDDLSYAASAGAKIFGGWSRGNPQRSISLFARGRFGTSKFDYPFFPELDIDDFEAIVLRNSGNDWNASGYRDGFMTGLVSERDIDKQAFQPVEVYFNGDYWGIYNLREKVNEHFVASHHDLDTDDIDLLGMDGNEVIHGENGHYIDLIDYVNTHALISDLNFEYIEERVDIDNFIDYQLAQIYFDNQDWPGNNIKFWNSRQPGSKWRWILYDTDFGFSIWSTNNYIRNTLEFATDPNGPGWPNPPWSTLLLRKFLTNPGFKQDFILTACDLLNQPFKYDKVEAALNVHQQWLLLSLPDHIARWNHINITNWYNEGIIMDNFALNRPHYMRNHFRNKFNLGADSDLQVNVEPADAGLVRVHSIIPENYPWVGTYFSTVPLDVRAVALPGYQFSHWEGISGENVDLTISMLSDVDLTAVFVPVSPEDGAVVINEINYNSANEYDSKDWIELYNGTPASIDLEGWTVGDGSDDNQFVLPDIVIPAEAYLIVCSDSLAFRNIHGDYPCIIGDLDFNFSNGGELIRLFNSDEILMDSVRYDDEDPWPAEPDGDGPTLELMHPSLDNAISSSWAVSDNLGTPGAQNSRFANPSAIVEHNRPADFRLGMAFPNPFNARVSIPYIVPETESFQIVIFDIRGRMVHSETINSSSSGRGLYQWDGTNESGKDCSSGMYVVRLSQNELTTSRKIALLR, translated from the coding sequence ATGAAACAATTACCAAACATCTTCTCCTCTGCTGTCTATTTCATTGCTGTGGCTTTACCTTCCCTGCTTCTGGGTCAATCCCTGATGCTTAATGAAATCGTTGCTTCCAATCGGGCAAGTCTGAGTGATGAGGATGGCGACACACCTGACTGGATTGAAATTTACAATACGTCCTCATCTACCATTGATCTACAGGGTTTTGGTCTATCTGATGATATCAGCGACCCCTATAAATGGACATTTGAAACTGGGCAAATTGGCAGTGGTGGTCACACCATCATTTTTGCTTCAGACAAAGACAGACAGAGTATGAATATCAATTGGGATCTCATGCTTGACGAAGGTGATCTATGGCGCTACTTCGTGGGAACTTCCAACCCACCTGCTAACTGGAATGCTTTGGATTTCATTGAAAATCAATGGTTGGAAGGTCCCAGTGGATTTGGCTATGGGGACAATGATGACAATACTGTCATTCCAATCACCATGTCAGTATATATGCGCAAAACGTTTACATTAGCAGATACCTCATCGCTGCCAGGAATGCTATTTCATATCGACTATGATGATGGATACATTGCCTATCTAAATGGAATTGAATTCTCACGGGCGAATATGGGCGCACCTGGTACGACCGTAAACAACAACACGCCTGCAGCATCCTATACTGAACCTTCATTACCGGGCGGAATTGACCTCCCCTACACGCTCCTGCACAGAGATTTATTCGTGGATGGTGACAATGTCATCGCAATTGAGGTGCATAACCACTCCACCAGCTCATCTGACATGACAGCCATTCCTTTCCTGAGTATGGGTGAACTGGGTGGCTCTGGCTCTCCTTTACCTGACTATCTGCTTGTTCCAGGACAGAGCCAATTTCACACCAATTTTAAAATTAGCAGTGATGGTGAGCTGGTAATGTTAACCAGTCCTGATGGAGGGAGTCTTGACTCAATTAGAGTTCCCGAGTTACCCTCTGATATAAGTTGGGGTAGAGAGCCTGACGCCAGTGCCAATTTATATTATTTCAATCCTCCAACACCAGGTGAGGCTAATGTGGGAGGATTCGCTACCCTGGCTGAGCCACCTACTCTATCCCCTGAACCAGGATTTTACAATGGCGGCATCGCCTTAAGTATGGGTACCGTCCCTCCAGGCCGGATATATAAATATACCACTGATGGCACAACACCGAACCTGGGTTCCGCTACCTATTATGCACCCCTGCCCATTACCCAGACCACTGTAATTCGAGTCTTGAGCTGCGCCTTTGACGGCACAAATCCCACCCAATCATCCTACAGCTATTTTATTAATGAAGACCCCTATCTTCCAGTAGTGTCACTCATTTTTGATCCAGGGGCTTTCTTTGATAATGATACAGGCATGTATGTCATGGGATCAAATGCATCTCAATCATTTCCTCACTTTGGTGCAAATTTCTGGGAAGATTGGGAACGGCAGGTCCATCTGGAATATTTTGAGGATGGAGATGATTTGAGTTATGCTGCTTCAGCTGGCGCAAAGATTTTTGGAGGCTGGAGTCGTGGGAATCCACAGCGCTCAATCTCGCTTTTCGCCCGGGGACGCTTTGGAACCAGTAAATTTGATTACCCCTTCTTTCCCGAGTTGGACATCGACGACTTCGAGGCAATCGTACTCAGGAATTCAGGCAATGACTGGAATGCTTCAGGCTATCGGGATGGCTTTATGACCGGCCTGGTATCTGAGAGGGATATTGACAAACAAGCTTTTCAGCCCGTTGAAGTCTATTTTAATGGGGACTATTGGGGTATCTACAATTTGCGTGAGAAGGTCAATGAGCATTTTGTAGCAAGTCATCACGATCTTGACACCGACGATATTGATTTATTGGGAATGGACGGCAATGAGGTGATTCATGGTGAAAACGGACATTATATTGATCTCATTGATTATGTGAATACCCATGCCCTTATCTCTGACCTTAATTTTGAGTATATCGAAGAACGCGTAGATATCGATAATTTTATTGATTACCAATTGGCTCAAATCTACTTCGACAACCAGGACTGGCCTGGCAATAATATAAAATTCTGGAACTCCAGACAACCTGGCAGCAAGTGGCGATGGATTTTATATGATACTGATTTTGGTTTTAGCATATGGAGCACCAATAACTACATAAGAAATACCCTGGAATTCGCCACCGATCCAAATGGACCGGGTTGGCCAAACCCGCCCTGGTCCACCCTACTCTTGCGGAAATTTTTGACCAATCCTGGCTTTAAACAAGATTTCATTCTGACAGCCTGCGACCTGTTGAATCAGCCGTTTAAATATGACAAAGTTGAGGCAGCCCTCAATGTACATCAACAATGGCTTTTGCTCTCACTACCAGATCATATAGCACGCTGGAATCACATCAACATTACCAACTGGTATAATGAGGGGATCATCATGGATAATTTTGCCTTGAATCGCCCCCATTACATGCGCAATCATTTCAGGAACAAGTTTAATCTGGGTGCTGATAGTGATCTTCAAGTCAATGTTGAACCTGCAGATGCTGGCCTGGTGCGAGTACATTCCATTATCCCGGAAAACTATCCATGGGTTGGTACTTATTTTTCGACTGTCCCCCTTGATGTGCGCGCCGTAGCTCTACCCGGTTATCAATTTTCACACTGGGAAGGCATATCAGGGGAAAATGTAGACCTGACCATAAGTATGCTGTCTGATGTCGATCTAACCGCTGTTTTTGTCCCCGTATCTCCTGAGGATGGGGCTGTGGTTATCAACGAGATCAACTACAATTCTGCCAATGAATATGACTCAAAGGACTGGATCGAGTTATATAATGGAACGCCTGCCAGTATCGATCTGGAGGGGTGGACAGTAGGTGATGGTTCTGATGATAATCAATTTGTGCTGCCTGATATAGTAATTCCAGCTGAGGCCTATCTCATTGTGTGTAGTGACTCCCTAGCGTTTCGAAATATCCATGGAGATTATCCCTGCATTATTGGCGACCTGGATTTCAATTTCAGCAATGGTGGAGAACTCATTCGACTTTTCAATTCTGATGAAATCCTCATGGATAGTGTTCGCTATGATGATGAAGACCCGTGGCCTGCTGAACCAGACGGTGATGGGCCAACCTTGGAGCTAATGCATCCCAGTCTGGACAATGCAATAAGCTCAAGCTGGGCAGTATCTGATAATCTGGGGACACCTGGTGCACAGAATAGCCGCTTCGCCAATCCCTCTGCCATCGTTGAACATAACCGACCTGCAGATTTTCGTTTGGGAATGGCCTTCCCCAATCCTTTTAATGCCAGAGTTAGCATTCCATACATCGTTCCGGAGACAGAATCATTTCAGATTGTTATATTTGATATCAGGGGTCGTATGGTTCATTCTGAAACCATCAATTCATCGAGTAGCGGCAGAGGTTTATATCAGTGGGATGGTACCAATGAATCTGGAAAAGACTGCAGTTCTGGAATGTATGTGGTTCGTTTAAGTCAAAACGAACTCACCACTTCCAGGAAAATTGCTCTCCTCCGATAG
- a CDS encoding cellulase family glycosylhydrolase gives MKTTTCFLSICLMLVLGSNLQAYYTTDGQNIIDIKTGEIVQLRGIGLGGWLLPEGYMWGIRKLDRPRHFEAAIEDLIGSKNARKFWDVYYTNFVTREDVETMKSFGVNTLRVPLLASMLQPRDKQPSQAPYVYDESKFQYLDAFVEWCETAGMGVIWDLHGAPGGQNAENISDSDGTARLWTEKSIYWPQTIDLWDIITRRYAEKSCIVGYDLLNEPLLARYDGVDPGLLRELYVLITRVIRETDSKGIIFIEGDDWAQDFSVLEPMDWDPHLVMAFHSYPPTNTQRGLQRWDDLRKKYDMPLWHGETGEQDPPWELYRRSTQFLAEANVGWNWWTHKKFELNRQPWSIGKTPGFEKILAYWNGAGPRPGKWQAKRWLFKQALLTNSINCDFFPGMVESLHPLDPTAYTRTMEIKKPKIIQAPANMEIMEGYPGGLRVKATGYPLEYQWYRNNQVISHVTGYELLLHELPMAQQSGKFHVKVWNQKGSTQTSPCEISWQKFEGVQVKRTEIPPEIDGLLDETWTGVQRLTLENIITGSIQGGEDLSSWFSILWDWQNLYFYIDVRDDSLSTNSSVDHLNDGIEIYLDADNSKAKFFGEDEFQLRFVLDGENLYADIGAYFEGATFEQVRHEDGYMLELAIPWDSLNGMAIADHFLGLDVHINDNDSNTRNGKISWYATRDNAYQSPANFGTVKLVE, from the coding sequence ATGAAAACAACCACGTGCTTCCTGTCAATCTGCCTCATGCTGGTACTAGGATCAAATCTTCAAGCTTATTATACAACGGATGGGCAGAATATCATCGATATCAAGACTGGGGAGATCGTTCAACTTCGCGGTATTGGTCTGGGGGGGTGGTTGCTCCCTGAGGGATACATGTGGGGCATTAGAAAACTCGACCGACCCAGACATTTCGAAGCAGCAATTGAAGACCTCATTGGTTCAAAAAATGCCCGGAAGTTCTGGGACGTATATTATACGAATTTTGTGACTCGCGAAGATGTGGAGACCATGAAATCATTTGGAGTGAACACCCTTCGAGTACCTTTGCTGGCTTCCATGCTTCAACCCCGAGATAAACAACCATCTCAAGCACCCTATGTTTACGATGAGAGTAAGTTTCAATATCTTGATGCTTTCGTGGAATGGTGTGAAACAGCAGGCATGGGTGTTATCTGGGACCTTCACGGAGCTCCTGGTGGCCAGAATGCCGAGAATATCTCAGATAGTGATGGTACAGCCCGCCTCTGGACAGAAAAGTCCATCTATTGGCCTCAGACTATTGATCTCTGGGACATCATCACCAGACGATACGCAGAAAAGTCCTGCATTGTTGGTTACGATCTCTTGAATGAACCACTTCTGGCAAGATATGATGGGGTGGATCCTGGATTACTAAGGGAATTGTATGTTCTTATCACACGAGTCATTCGTGAAACAGATAGCAAGGGCATCATTTTTATTGAAGGTGATGACTGGGCTCAGGATTTTTCTGTCCTTGAACCCATGGATTGGGATCCACATCTCGTCATGGCCTTCCACTCCTACCCACCTACAAACACCCAGAGAGGTCTCCAACGCTGGGATGATTTGCGTAAAAAATATGATATGCCCCTCTGGCATGGTGAGACCGGTGAGCAGGATCCTCCCTGGGAATTATATAGACGTTCCACTCAATTTCTTGCAGAAGCCAATGTGGGCTGGAACTGGTGGACCCATAAAAAATTTGAGCTGAATAGACAACCTTGGAGCATTGGAAAGACGCCAGGGTTTGAAAAGATTCTTGCCTATTGGAATGGGGCAGGTCCCCGGCCTGGCAAATGGCAGGCGAAGCGCTGGTTATTTAAACAGGCTCTCCTCACCAATTCCATCAATTGTGACTTTTTCCCGGGAATGGTTGAGTCGTTGCATCCTCTTGATCCCACAGCATACACTCGGACTATGGAAATAAAGAAACCAAAGATTATTCAAGCACCTGCAAATATGGAAATAATGGAGGGTTATCCAGGGGGTTTACGGGTCAAAGCAACTGGTTATCCACTGGAGTATCAATGGTATCGCAATAATCAGGTCATTTCCCATGTTACAGGATATGAGCTGTTGCTCCATGAGCTTCCCATGGCCCAGCAATCTGGCAAATTCCATGTTAAGGTGTGGAATCAAAAGGGGAGTACTCAAACGTCTCCGTGTGAAATTTCGTGGCAAAAATTTGAAGGGGTTCAAGTAAAGCGAACAGAGATCCCCCCAGAAATAGATGGATTGTTAGATGAAACCTGGACTGGAGTACAGCGACTCACTTTGGAAAATATCATCACAGGGTCCATCCAGGGTGGGGAGGATCTCAGCTCCTGGTTTAGCATTCTCTGGGACTGGCAAAACTTGTATTTCTATATAGATGTTCGTGACGATAGTCTTAGCACAAACTCTTCAGTAGACCATTTAAACGATGGCATCGAGATTTATCTGGACGCGGATAATAGCAAAGCAAAATTCTTTGGAGAAGATGAATTCCAACTGCGATTTGTTTTGGATGGTGAAAATTTGTATGCAGATATTGGTGCTTATTTTGAGGGGGCGACCTTTGAGCAGGTCCGCCATGAAGATGGATATATGCTAGAGCTTGCCATTCCCTGGGATAGTCTCAATGGGATGGCAATTGCAGACCACTTTTTAGGTCTTGATGTTCATATAAATGATAATGATAGTAATACCAGAAACGGTAAAATTTCCTGGTATGCCACTCGGGACAATGCCTATCAATCCCCGGCAAATTTTGGAACTGTTAAATTGGTTGAGTAG
- a CDS encoding anion permease, translating to MIFVLVVLGGAVLLFVTEWLRVDLVALSVLLICSIFGLITHSQAIAGFSNTAIITIASVLVLSAGLVRTGVAQILGGQILKLSGNSEIKLLVIMMVTVGALSGVMNNIGVAALMLPVVMEIAHRTGRSPSKLLIPLAFASLFGGLTTLIATAPNILISNALEMEGLEAFELFDFTPIGVIAMLIGITYLVVFGRHLLPNRDLGRSTSIADTLNGQYELTERLLTMSIPQNSALKDKNLSESRLGSALGFNVLAILRGEKTLLAPGPDTQLRAEDKLLVGGRRDQVGILRDWKTLTLKRGWLIGEHELDEAIRFAEFKIAPDSQFIGKTFKEAGTRNSFEINIIAVIQKDKVRVSRLRNYRFNADDLLISIGQTDKLDAMADSNQVSGFSYVSPRKVALQYKLHRHLIGIHIPEGSSLATRSIARSHLKSTLGINVLGIRRGDEVIFMPPPDSELEANDILIVIGEPEILEILHSLQNLEMEEQSKNDLERLESDEVGVAEITLSPRNSAAGKSIGELYFREKFGLTVLAIWRRDRAYRTNLRDFVLEPGDALMVYGLRQNLGMLQQEADYLIISGLDQPIYKKDKVMIAAGIEIGVLVAVAIGWLPIFIAALAGAVLMVLTKCLTMDEAYKAIEWRAIMLIAGMLSLGVAMHETGVTTLLADNLLGSLAFLGPQGIIAGLYIITCLFAQVMPTAAVAVLMAPMAIATATNLGLSPYALAMVVALGSSASFLSPVGHPVNLLVMGIGGYRFTDYTRVGLPLVILFGLVAVFILPLFWPLYI from the coding sequence ATGATATTTGTACTCGTAGTCCTTGGGGGAGCAGTGTTGCTGTTTGTTACTGAATGGCTTCGAGTGGATCTGGTAGCCCTATCGGTACTACTCATTTGCTCCATTTTTGGATTGATCACACATTCCCAGGCCATTGCAGGATTTAGCAATACTGCCATCATCACCATTGCCTCTGTTCTGGTGTTAAGCGCTGGTCTGGTCAGAACCGGTGTAGCTCAAATCCTGGGGGGTCAAATACTCAAACTCTCTGGAAACAGTGAAATCAAATTATTGGTTATCATGATGGTGACGGTTGGCGCGCTATCGGGAGTAATGAATAACATTGGCGTGGCCGCTCTCATGCTGCCTGTGGTCATGGAGATTGCCCATCGGACTGGTCGCTCCCCTTCAAAATTGTTGATTCCCCTGGCTTTTGCATCTCTGTTTGGTGGATTGACCACACTTATTGCTACGGCTCCCAATATTCTTATCAGCAATGCATTGGAAATGGAGGGGCTAGAAGCATTTGAATTGTTTGATTTTACACCCATCGGTGTGATCGCCATGCTCATTGGCATCACCTATCTCGTTGTATTTGGAAGACACCTCCTCCCAAACAGAGACCTGGGTCGATCAACGTCCATCGCTGATACTTTAAATGGTCAATATGAGCTCACTGAACGCCTCTTGACCATGAGCATTCCCCAAAATTCTGCGTTGAAGGACAAAAATCTCTCTGAGAGTCGACTGGGATCAGCACTGGGTTTCAATGTCCTGGCCATTCTCAGGGGAGAGAAAACCCTCTTGGCTCCCGGGCCAGATACTCAGTTACGTGCCGAAGATAAATTGTTGGTAGGCGGCAGAAGGGATCAGGTTGGTATACTCCGAGACTGGAAAACGCTGACTCTGAAACGTGGTTGGCTGATTGGTGAACATGAGCTGGATGAAGCCATCCGATTTGCCGAATTTAAGATTGCTCCCGATTCTCAATTTATTGGAAAAACCTTTAAGGAAGCAGGGACCCGTAATTCCTTTGAAATAAACATTATCGCAGTGATCCAGAAAGACAAGGTACGGGTTTCGCGTTTGAGAAATTATCGATTTAACGCCGATGATCTGCTCATATCAATTGGTCAGACAGACAAACTAGATGCCATGGCAGATAGCAATCAGGTAAGTGGGTTCAGCTACGTATCACCACGCAAGGTTGCCCTGCAATATAAATTGCATCGGCATCTCATCGGGATTCACATCCCTGAAGGATCATCGCTGGCAACTCGAAGTATAGCCCGCAGTCATTTAAAAAGCACCCTGGGAATCAACGTTTTGGGAATTCGAAGAGGGGATGAGGTCATCTTTATGCCTCCTCCTGATTCTGAGCTTGAAGCAAATGATATACTCATCGTCATAGGCGAGCCCGAAATATTAGAAATTCTTCACAGCTTGCAGAATCTGGAGATGGAGGAACAATCCAAGAATGATCTGGAGCGTCTGGAATCTGACGAAGTCGGCGTGGCTGAGATCACCCTTTCTCCTCGCAATTCAGCAGCAGGCAAATCCATTGGTGAATTGTACTTCCGTGAAAAATTTGGGCTTACTGTGTTGGCGATCTGGCGTAGAGACAGGGCCTACCGGACGAACCTCCGTGATTTTGTACTTGAACCCGGGGATGCACTCATGGTTTACGGATTGCGGCAAAACCTGGGCATGCTGCAGCAGGAGGCTGATTACCTCATCATCAGTGGTCTGGATCAGCCGATATATAAAAAAGACAAAGTCATGATTGCGGCAGGAATTGAAATTGGTGTCCTTGTTGCCGTAGCCATAGGATGGCTACCTATTTTTATCGCAGCCCTGGCTGGAGCTGTCCTCATGGTATTAACAAAATGTCTAACCATGGATGAAGCCTATAAAGCCATTGAATGGCGGGCAATCATGCTCATAGCAGGGATGTTGAGTCTGGGAGTTGCAATGCATGAAACAGGAGTGACCACTCTGCTTGCAGATAACCTGCTGGGTTCACTGGCTTTTCTAGGACCTCAGGGGATTATTGCTGGATTATACATCATTACTTGTCTGTTTGCACAGGTCATGCCCACAGCGGCCGTGGCTGTCCTCATGGCTCCCATGGCTATTGCTACGGCTACAAATCTGGGGCTTTCACCCTATGCCCTGGCCATGGTTGTAGCTCTCGGTAGTTCAGCCAGTTTCTTAAGTCCTGTTGGCCATCCAGTTAATCTCCTGGTCATGGGTATTGGTGGGTATCGATTCACCGATTACACCCGTGTTGGTTTGCCCCTGGTTATTCTTTTTGGATTAGTCGCAGTATTTATATTGCCATTATTCTGGCCACTTTATATTTGA